In the genome of Mugil cephalus isolate CIBA_MC_2020 chromosome 21, CIBA_Mcephalus_1.1, whole genome shotgun sequence, one region contains:
- the LOC124998689 gene encoding serine protease 23-like: MGLKQFQCVLLCAAALTAFGVFSQDESSDVRGWTRQSLPELLVTHTTPLNAPLFQGQEENEERQVTKMLCGIECQNSLPPIDQTEQERILGYETMYENGTRTHTDVKLQGFNKTCTGTHSSGRNRRKRQVFGADGRFVISDPHFSTNYPFSAAVRLSTGCSGVLISPKHVLTAAHCVHDGRDYLEGAANLRIGILQLMSKRMRRRGGQRRFGRRRKGEVDEENGGAQVMREGEEKNIMDGELRRGRKGGEGRRVRDRKGGKDGAADGVNRKSEKRRAGKQRSLNRIQRSAEPVKQPVFRWARVSLTRIPQGWIHATSSDNSVSPDYDYALLEMNRPVRQKHMELGVAPSATDLTRIHFSSYDTDKTLPGGHGDEEVIYRFCSIEKESDDLMYQHCDAQRGATGAGVYIRLRQKTGNSGRRGKLQRRVIGVFSGHQWVELEEGTQRDFNVAVRITPPKYAQICLWIRGDSKLCKEV, encoded by the coding sequence ATGGGCCTCAAACAGTTTCAGTGCGTGCTGCTCTGTGCAGCTGCCCTCACAGCTTTTGGGGTTTTCAGCCAGGATGAGAGCAGTGACGTGAGAGGGTGGACCAGGCAGAGCCTTCCGGAGCTGttggtcacacacacaacaccttTAAACGCTCCTTTGTTCCAAGGacaggaggagaatgaggaaaGACAAGTGACAAAGATGCTCTGTGGCATAGAGTGCCAAAACAGCCTACCACCGATAGACCAGACTGAGCAAGAGAGGATTCTGGGCTATGAAACAATGTATGAAAATGGCACTCGCACACATACAGATGTCAAATTGCAAGGGTTCAACAAGACATGTACAGGGACACACTCTTCAGGTCGTAACCGCAGGAAAAGACAAGTATTCGGGGCAGATGGACGCTTTGTGATCTCTGATCCCCACTTCAGCACCAACTACCCATTCTCTGCTGCAGTCCGCCTCTCCACCGGTTGCTCTGGGGTCCTGATCTCTCCAAAGCATGTGTTAACAGCAGCACACTGCGTCCATGATGGCAGGGACTACTTAGAGGGAGCCGCAAACCTTAGAATAGGAATCTTACAGCTCATGTCtaaaagaatgaggaggagaggagggcaaCGAAGGTttgggaggagaagaaagggggagGTGGATGAGGAGAACGGAGGGGCACAGGTAATGAGGGAAGGTGAAGAGAAGAATATCATGGATGGAGAATTACGGAGAGGCAGGAAGGGAGGTGAAGGTAGaagagtcagagacagaaaagggggTAAAGACGGAGCAGCTGACGGTGTAAACCGCAAGTCTGAGAAGAGACGGGCAGGGAAACAAAGAAGCCTGAATCGTATACAACGCAGTGCTGAACCCGTAAAGCAGCCTGTCTTTCGTTGGGCTCGGGTTAGTCTAACCCGAATCCCTCAAGGATGGATCCACGCCACGAGCTCTGACAATTCTGTGTCCCCCGACTACGACTACGCCCTTCTGGAGATGAATCGCCCCGTCAGGCAGAAGCACATGGAGCTCGGGGTGGCACCCTCCGCCACGGACCTGACGCGGATCCACTTCTCAAGCTACGACACTGACAAGACCCTGCCGGGTGGGCACGGAGATGAGGAAGTGATTTATCGTTTTTGCTCAATTGAAAAGGAGTCGGACGATTTGATGTATCAGCACTGCGACGCACAGCGCGGTGCAACCGGTGCAGGCGTTTACATCCGGCTGAGGCAGAAAACGGGGAATtcagggaggagagggaagtTGCAGAGGAGGGTGATTGGGGTGTTTTCGGGCCATCAGTGGGTGGAGTTGGAGGAGGGCACGCAGAGGGACTTTAATGTTGCAGTGAGGATCACGCCTCCCAAATATGCCCAGATATGCCTCTGGATCCGTGGAGATTCAAAACTTTGCAAAGAGGTTTGA
- the LOC124998690 gene encoding clathrin coat assembly protein AP180: MCYIFVSHLLFPPKDPFAPSDGGTNAASSGLDLFGMMAVENNEPASSLDACFISVVPSPSPSPSPLFTSSSSTITTTATISAPIASGAANPATDLFSDIFDSMPDSTFSKADPAPSADLFSAADVFGSPAPILSSAPIPKIDTGAIMNLFGV, encoded by the exons atgtgttacatttttgtttcccACCTACTTTTCCCCCCAAAAGACCCGTTTGCTCCTTCGGACGGTGGCACCAACGCAGCGTCGTCAGGTCTAGACCTTTTCGGCATGATGGCAGTGGAGAACAATGAACCGGCTAGTTCGCTGGACGCCTGTTTTATCTCTGTGgtgccctccccctccccttccccttcaccactcttcacctcctcatccagcaccatcaccaccactgCAACCATTTCAGCTCCCATAGCCTCCGGCGCCGCCAACCCTGCAACTGACCTTTTCAGCG ATATCTTTGACTCCATGCCAGACTCAACCTTCTCCAAagcagaccccgcccccagtgCTGACTTGTTTTCAGCAG CGGATGTGTTCGGCTCCCCTGCCCCCATCCTCTCCTCAGCACCCATTCCCAAAATTGACACAGGAGCCATCATGAACCTGTTTGGTG TGTGA
- the LOC124999206 gene encoding leukotriene B4 receptor 1-like, with translation MEQLNSTVVTPNVSSSPGPVSWQSTGLAPAVVLSICFLLGVPGNIAVIVLKPNWQHLSSLSQSLMLNLAVSDLLCLLTLPLWIYTLVYSWTFSVASCKLLAYIVYCSIYGSLLTVTLLSVQRYLLVVHVQRCLQNVGSKRLMALLWLVAMILSTPSLVVRQPISDEHWTRCEAHYSSDAQWIAELMTESVVGCVSFCVMAFAYISLNRKVNKSPFFNNPQTTRLVTSITVTYFVLWVPYHTVNVLGVAAISLKDEGLLMFCMASWNIVGAVTFVNSCVNPVLYAFNSHNMCSVCKRRERSTLQNPRTLSMTASTTADARLP, from the coding sequence ATGGAACAACTCAACTCCACTGTGGTGACTCCTAATGTGTCCTCTTCTCCTGGACCTGTCTCCTGGCAGTCCACCGGTCTGGCCCCTGCTGTGGTGCTGTCCATCTGCTTTCTGCTGGGAGTTCCTGGAAACATCGCCGTGATCGTCCTCAAACCAAACTGGCAGCATTTGTCCAGTCTGAGCCAGAGTCTGATGCTGAATCTTGCTGTGTCAGACCTGCTCTGTCTGCTGACACTTCCATTGTGGATTTACACTTTGGTCTATAGCTGGACCTTCAGCGTGGCATCCTGTAAGCTCCTAGCATACATCGTGTACTGCAGCATTTATGGCAGCCTGCTGACCGTGACGCTGCTGAGTGTCCAGCGCTACTTACTGGTGGTGCACGTGCAGAGGTGTTTGCAAAACGTAGGAAGCAAAAGGCTGATGGCTCTTCTCTGGCTGGTTGCCATGATCCTGTCCACCCCGAGTTTAGTGGTTCGACAGCCGATCTCAGATGAGCACTGGACGCGTTGCGAAGCTCACTACTCATCCGACGCACAGTGGATAGCTGAGCTGATGACAGAGTCCGTGGtgggatgtgtttcattttgtgtcatgGCGTTTGCATACATAAGTCTCAACAGAAAGGTGAACAAGTCGCCCTTTTTCAACAATCCACAGACCACCAGACTGGTCACCAGCATCACCGTGACCTATTTCGTCCTGTGGGTGCCGTATCACACCGTAAATGTGCTGGGTGTGGCTGCCATTTCGCTGAAGGATGAGGGcctgttgatgttttgcatgGCCTCCTGGAACATAGTTGGAGCAGTGACTTTTGTGAACAGCTGTGTGAATCCAGTCCTTTATGCATTTAATTCTCACAACATGTGTTCTGTGTGCAAAAGACGTGAACGCTCAACGCTACAAAATCCCCGAACCCTTTCTATGACGGCAAGCACCACTGCAGATGCAAGACTTCCATAA